From the genome of Pseudomonas sihuiensis:
GTTGAGTACCCCGCTCCAGGTCTTGACCGCACCACCGGGCTCGACCAGGCCAATCGTCAGCCTGCCGTTCTTCGCCAGAAACACCTCATAACTGAAATCCTGATTCAGCTTGATCTTGCTCGACAGCACGATCTTGGTTGCATTGGCGCTGGCCGGATTGCCGCGAAACGAAATCACCACATTGCCATAGCCAGTGGGCGACAAGGATTGATAGCCCAGCATCACCGGGGGCGAGATGCTGTTCTTCGAATGAATCTGGGAAAAGGCGATCAGCCCGTTCGAAGGCACCTGGGTGATTCTCGCCGTGGCGGTCAGCACGTTATCCGCAGCGCTGTAGGGCCAGTTACGCAGAGCGCCGTTGGCGAAGGTCTCGCGCAACTCACTGCGCGGGTAGGTCGAGTTGGCGGTCGTGGTGCCGTTGACCGGCGCCCAGAAAAACAGCTTGCCCTCCTTGGACTGAAAGTAGTGATCCTGATACCCACCGGCCAGAACGGGGGTGGAAATAACGGCGGCGGGAACACCGACAGGGATGGTCAGGTTCCAGGTGGAC
Proteins encoded in this window:
- a CDS encoding polysaccharide lyase family 7 protein; the protein is MIDLSTWNLTIPVGVPAAVISTPVLAGGYQDHYFQSKEGKLFFWAPVNGTTTANSTYPRSELRETFANGALRNWPYSAADNVLTATARITQVPSNGLIAFSQIHSKNSISPPVMLGYQSLSPTGYGNVVISFRGNPASANATKIVLSSKIKLNQDFSYEVFLAKNGRLTIGLVEPGGAVKTWSGVLNSAWASHNLYFKAGVYTLDNNGNETSAGAAVFSTLKVEHR